A DNA window from Helianthus annuus cultivar XRQ/B chromosome 15, HanXRQr2.0-SUNRISE, whole genome shotgun sequence contains the following coding sequences:
- the LOC110913823 gene encoding uncharacterized mitochondrial protein AtMg00860-like, with protein MLDKSVIVFIDDILVYSKSEAEHAHHLQEVLETLRRERLYAKFSKCAFWLRELQFLGHIISADGILVDPSKIEAVSKWNPSKNPSEIRSFLGLTGYYRRFIQDFSKITSPLTKLTRKEEKFIWGVEQERAFQALKEKLTQAPVLTLPDRVEDLVVL; from the coding sequence atgttgGATAAATCGGTAatcgtatttatcgatgatattctggTGTACTCGAAAAGTGAAGCAGAACATGCACACCACTTACAAGAGGTGTTAGAGACACTCAGACGAGAAAGGTTGTatgcgaaattctctaagtgcgccttttggttacgagagttGCAATTCCTCGGCCACATCATAAGTGCCGATGGAATATTGGTAGACCCGTCAAAGATTGAGGCTGTGTCAAAGTGGAATCCCTCGAAGAACCCCTcggaaattagaagtttcttagggcttACGGGATATTACAGGAGATTTATTCAGGACTTCTCCAAGATTACATCGCCGTTAACTAAGTTAACTCGGAAAGAAGAGAAATTTATTTGGGGTGTCGAACAAGAAAGAGCGTTCCAAGCTCTAAAAGAGAAGTTAACTCAAGCTCCAGTATTAACATTGCCGGACAGGGTCGAAGACTTGGTGGtattgtaa